One Suricata suricatta isolate VVHF042 chromosome 15, meerkat_22Aug2017_6uvM2_HiC, whole genome shotgun sequence DNA segment encodes these proteins:
- the SLC10A5 gene encoding LOW QUALITY PROTEIN: sodium/bile acid cotransporter 5 (The sequence of the model RefSeq protein was modified relative to this genomic sequence to represent the inferred CDS: inserted 7 bases in 5 codons; deleted 4 bases in 2 codons; substituted 7 bases at 7 genomic stop codons) — protein MVSKFLDEESQAWEEEMVFLVSPDCLGAYLSVKDPLPQACYCPAFILLLWLVILGEAKKSFLSVLNRANTEXLFFTKTEEMVIRRSSXGAKWPNSSXVFLRLDDLKLLQVVTVTPVIRNLMTGEDGDTSLTVXLWDSEGRQERLLQEVMLKSKSAXTKRRWSSRHQCILIKIPXCLFDQSALGCNIELQMFQTVWKTPLPVILGKLGQLHNFFLRPFCEFLWTGIMVLXEAQHSFGFVMTYTCPGXLGSGSLLXLLERDLILVILRTSMLLALIMILASSYICSRLLRLSGTLHIAVSKITSTLLFTILTSVGIVIKCSIPEKANFLERIIRPXSLILMFVWIYLTFRLFLKITXRSSHWVPALGLLFGYNFAKISVLPPLVCKIVAIESGILVSXPLPLFNSSSQPKADLASVAPFIVVVYSGCEMLLILPLSKAKKRCILIIEDKRKKKSPGLTKHY, from the exons ATGGTCTCCAAGTTTTTGGATGAGGAATCTCAGGCTTGGGAAGAGGAGATGGTTTTCTTGGTGTCTCCTGACTGTTTGGGGGCATATCTCTCTGTTAAAGATCCTCTTCCA caAGCTTGTTATTGCCCTGCCTTCATCCTGCTGTTATGGCTTGTGATTCTGGGAGAAGCAAAGAAGTCATTTCTCAGTGTTCTGAATAGAGCAAACACTG TACTATTTTTCACAAAGACTGAAGAAATGGTCATCAGAAGATCAAGTTAAGGAGCTAAGTGGCCAAACTCCAG CGTCTTTTTGCGATTAGATGATCTTAAACTGCTGCAAGTGGTGACTGTGACACCTGTCATCAGAAACCTCATGACAGGTGAAGATGGCGACACAAGTTTGACCG CACTGTGGGATTCTGAAGGTAGGCAAGAGAGACTCCTTCAAGAAGTGATGTTAAAGTCTAAAAGTGCCTAAACAAAGCGAAGATGGTCTTCAAGGCATCAATGCATATTGATTAAAATACCCTAGTGCTTATTTGACCAAAGTGCACTTGGTTGCAATATTGAATTGCAGATGTTTCAAACTGTATGGAAGACTCCTTTGCCAGTAATTCTTGGCAAATTGGGACAgttacacaatttttttcttaggcCATTTTGTGAATTTCTTTGGACAGGGATTATGGTATTATAAGAGGCACAACAT TCTTTTGGGTTTGTAATGACCTACACATGCCCAGGATGATTGGGGTCTGGTTCTCTGT CGCTTCTAGAAAGAGATCTCATTTTGGTCATTTTGAGAACTTCAATGTTATTGGCCCTGATAATGATACTTGCCAGCTCCTATATATGTAGTAGGCTGTTACGGTTA TCAGGTACACTTCATATTGCTGTTTCTAAAATTACATCCACACTCCTTTTCACCATTCTAACATCAGTTGGAATAGTCATCAAGTGTAGCATACCTGAAAAAGCGAACTTCCTGGAGAGAATAATTAGACC GagtcttattttaatgtttgtgtggATTTATTTGACTTTCAGACTGTTTCTAAAAATAACCTAGAGGAGCTCTCATTGGGTTCCTGCTTTGGGTTTGTTGTTTGGGTACAACTTTGCTAAAATTTCTGTGCTGCCACCTCTTGTTTGCAAAATCGTTGCTATTGAAAGTGGGATACTAGTTTCTTAGCCCTTGCCATTATTCAATTCTTCTTCACAGCCCAAGGCAGACTTAGCTTCTGTGGCTCCTTTTATAGTGGTCGTGTATTCTGGATGTGAAATGTTACTGATCCTTCCGCTTAGCAAGGCTAAGAAAAGATGTATCCTTATCAtagaagataaaaggaaaaagaagtccCCTGGCCTAACAAAGCATTACTGA